Proteins encoded in a region of the Perognathus longimembris pacificus isolate PPM17 chromosome 11, ASM2315922v1, whole genome shotgun sequence genome:
- the LOC125359704 gene encoding left-right determination factor 2-like isoform X2: MWPLWLCWALRGLLLASPGAALTERQVLGSLLQQLGLRRAPALGRAEVAGLAIPAPVRAQYVALLRQSHGDRSRGKRFSQHFREVAGRLLVSEPVPRAAGRRPERSARAQVSVEWLRVRDDGSNRTWLVDSRLVSVHDSGWKAFDVTEAVTFWQQLSRPRPPLLLQVSVRREPLGPGAAGAHRLVRFGAPGPAGAAQAAPQLELHTLDLRDYGAQGNCQPEAEAREAEGARCCRRETYLDLQGLRWAENWVLEPPGLLVYECVGRCRQPPEPLALRWPFLGPRQCVASETAALPVIVSAREGGRARPQVVSLPGLRVQRCGCASDGAPVPRRLQP, translated from the exons ATGTGGCCCCTGTGGCTCTGCTGGGCGCTCCGGGGGCTGCTCCTGGCGAGCCCCGGGGCGGCGCTGACGGAGCGGCAGGTCCTGGGCAGCCTGCTGCAGCAGCTCGGGCTGCGCCGGGCGCCCGCGCTGGGCCGGGCGGAGGTGGCGGGCCTGGCCATCCCGGCCCCGGTGAGGGCGCAGTACGTGGCCCTGCTGCGCCAGAGCCACGGGGACCGCTCGCGCGGGAAGCGGTTCAGCCAGCACTTCCGAG AGGTGGCGGGCCGGCTCCTGGTGTCCGAG CCGGTGCCCCGGGCCGCGGGCCGCCGGCCGGAGCGCAGCGCCCGCGCGCAGGTCTCGGTGGAGTGGCTGCGCGTGCGCGACGACGGCTCCAATCGCACCTGGCTCGTCGACTCCAG gctGGTGTCCGTCCACGACAGCGGCTGGAAGGCCTTCGACGTGACGGAGGCCGTGACCTTCTGGCAGCAGCTGAGCCGGCCccggccgccgctgctgctgcagGTGTCGGTGCGCCGGGAGCCGCTGGGCCCCGGGGCCGCGGGCGCGCACCGCCTGGTCCGCTTCGGGGCGCCGGGCCCGGCGGGGGCCGCGCAGGCCGCGCCGCAGCTGGAGCTGCACACGCTGGACCTCAGGGACTACGG AGCGCAAGGCAATTGCCAGCCCGAGGCGGAGGCGCGCGAGGCCGAGGGCGCCCGGTGCTGCCGCCGCGAGACCTACCTGGACCTGCAGGGGCTGCGGTGGGCCGAGAACTGGGTCCTGGAGCCGCCGGGGCTGCTGGTGTACGAGTGCGTGGGGCGCTGCCGGCAGCCCCCGGAGCCCCTGGCCCTGCGGTGGCCGTTCCTGGGCCCTCGGCAGTGCGTGGCCTCCGAGACGGCCGCCCTGCCCGTGATCGTCAGCGCCCGCGAGGGCGGCCGCGCCCGGCCCCAGGTGGTGAGCCTGCCCGGCCTGCGGGTGCAGAGGTGCGGCTGCGCCTCCGACGGGGCGCCGGTGCCCCGCCGCCTGCAGCCCTAg
- the LOC125359704 gene encoding left-right determination factor 2-like isoform X1 — protein MWPLWLCWALRGLLLASPGAALTERQVLGSLLQQLGLRRAPALGRAEVAGLAIPAPVRAQYVALLRQSHGDRSRGKRFSQHFREVAGRLLVSEASSLVLAFGLEQQLPAHRELVQAVLRLFQQPVPRAAGRRPERSARAQVSVEWLRVRDDGSNRTWLVDSRLVSVHDSGWKAFDVTEAVTFWQQLSRPRPPLLLQVSVRREPLGPGAAGAHRLVRFGAPGPAGAAQAAPQLELHTLDLRDYGAQGNCQPEAEAREAEGARCCRRETYLDLQGLRWAENWVLEPPGLLVYECVGRCRQPPEPLALRWPFLGPRQCVASETAALPVIVSAREGGRARPQVVSLPGLRVQRCGCASDGAPVPRRLQP, from the exons ATGTGGCCCCTGTGGCTCTGCTGGGCGCTCCGGGGGCTGCTCCTGGCGAGCCCCGGGGCGGCGCTGACGGAGCGGCAGGTCCTGGGCAGCCTGCTGCAGCAGCTCGGGCTGCGCCGGGCGCCCGCGCTGGGCCGGGCGGAGGTGGCGGGCCTGGCCATCCCGGCCCCGGTGAGGGCGCAGTACGTGGCCCTGCTGCGCCAGAGCCACGGGGACCGCTCGCGCGGGAAGCGGTTCAGCCAGCACTTCCGAG AGGTGGCGGGCCGGCTCCTGGTGTCCGAGGCGTCCTCGCTCGTGCTGGCGTTCGGCCTGGAGCAGCAGCTGCCGGCGCACCGCGAGCTGGTGCAGGCCGTGCTGCGGCTCTTCCAGCAGCCGGTGCCCCGGGCCGCGGGCCGCCGGCCGGAGCGCAGCGCCCGCGCGCAGGTCTCGGTGGAGTGGCTGCGCGTGCGCGACGACGGCTCCAATCGCACCTGGCTCGTCGACTCCAG gctGGTGTCCGTCCACGACAGCGGCTGGAAGGCCTTCGACGTGACGGAGGCCGTGACCTTCTGGCAGCAGCTGAGCCGGCCccggccgccgctgctgctgcagGTGTCGGTGCGCCGGGAGCCGCTGGGCCCCGGGGCCGCGGGCGCGCACCGCCTGGTCCGCTTCGGGGCGCCGGGCCCGGCGGGGGCCGCGCAGGCCGCGCCGCAGCTGGAGCTGCACACGCTGGACCTCAGGGACTACGG AGCGCAAGGCAATTGCCAGCCCGAGGCGGAGGCGCGCGAGGCCGAGGGCGCCCGGTGCTGCCGCCGCGAGACCTACCTGGACCTGCAGGGGCTGCGGTGGGCCGAGAACTGGGTCCTGGAGCCGCCGGGGCTGCTGGTGTACGAGTGCGTGGGGCGCTGCCGGCAGCCCCCGGAGCCCCTGGCCCTGCGGTGGCCGTTCCTGGGCCCTCGGCAGTGCGTGGCCTCCGAGACGGCCGCCCTGCCCGTGATCGTCAGCGCCCGCGAGGGCGGCCGCGCCCGGCCCCAGGTGGTGAGCCTGCCCGGCCTGCGGGTGCAGAGGTGCGGCTGCGCCTCCGACGGGGCGCCGGTGCCCCGCCGCCTGCAGCCCTAg